In Rosa chinensis cultivar Old Blush chromosome 1, RchiOBHm-V2, whole genome shotgun sequence, a genomic segment contains:
- the LOC112177938 gene encoding uncharacterized protein At2g27730, mitochondrial: MAMRSVQSRVVLTRALLTRSMESSRGATRYYSDGKGKILSEEERAAENVYIKKMERERLEKLKQKAAKESAENEKVIADKKTDGTH, from the exons ATGGCTATGAGATCTGTTCAGAGCCGAGTGGTGCTGACTCGAGCCTTGTTGACTCGCTCTATGGAGTCCTCTCGGGGAGCCACCCGTTACTACAGTGACGGAAAGGGCAAGATTCTCAGCGAGGAGGAACGCGCTGCTGAGAACGTCTACATCAAG AAAATGGAGAGGGAGAGGCTGGAGAAGCTGAAGCAGAAGGCTGCCAAGGAAAGCGCCGAGAATGAGAAAGTAATTGCTGATAAG AAGACTGACGGAACCCATTAA